In Paraburkholderia caballeronis, the following proteins share a genomic window:
- a CDS encoding BON domain-containing protein yields the protein MTMNRTSGVIGAMLVLAAATGAPDANARTEASAPAGVTVQRVAVSTSPPRNRQDTSLIRDVRRALRRVPGLNDSQIHIRARHGVITLTGTVPESWQISRAGNAARSVHGVRAVSNRLTVRRRNTAAIEQPFAASLA from the coding sequence ATGACCATGAACCGTACAAGCGGCGTGATCGGCGCGATGCTGGTTCTGGCCGCCGCGACGGGCGCGCCCGATGCGAACGCCAGAACGGAGGCGAGCGCGCCGGCCGGCGTGACCGTGCAACGCGTGGCGGTCTCGACGTCGCCGCCGAGGAACAGGCAGGACACGTCGTTAATTCGCGACGTCCGCCGTGCGTTGAGGCGCGTGCCGGGACTGAACGATTCGCAGATTCACATCAGGGCGCGCCACGGTGTCATCACGCTGACCGGGACCGTGCCGGAAAGCTGGCAGATTTCGCGCGCGGGCAATGCGGCAAGATCGGTGCACGGAGTGCGGGCAGTGTCGAACCGATTGACCGTGCGACGCAGGAACACCGCGGCCATCGAGCAGCCGTTCGCGGCATCGCTCGCATAG
- the catC gene encoding muconolactone Delta-isomerase, with the protein MLFHVRMDVNIPVDMPAEVASEIRSREKAYSQELQRSGKWRHIWRVVGEYANYSIFDVESNAELHDILTALPLFPYMKISVTPLCRHPSSIRDDDA; encoded by the coding sequence ATGCTTTTCCACGTACGAATGGATGTGAATATCCCGGTGGACATGCCGGCCGAAGTCGCCAGCGAAATCAGGTCGCGCGAGAAAGCCTATTCGCAGGAGCTGCAGCGTAGCGGCAAGTGGCGGCATATCTGGCGTGTGGTCGGCGAATACGCGAACTACAGCATTTTCGACGTGGAGAGCAACGCCGAGCTGCACGACATCCTGACCGCGCTGCCGCTCTTCCCGTACATGAAGATTTCGGTGACGCCGCTGTGTCGCCACCCGTCGTCGATTCGCGACGACGACGCCTGA
- a CDS encoding muconate/chloromuconate family cycloisomerase produces the protein MISATIERIETSLVDLPTIRPHKLSVATMYGQTLMLVKVYCSDGVVGVGEGTTIAGMAYGPESPESMKLAIDAYFAPAMIGQDATRIQALMGWLGKLVKVNHFAKCALETALLDAQGKRLGVPVSELLGGRRRERLPVAWTLASGDTAKDIAEAETMLDVRRHKIFKLKIGAKELKTDIRHVAEIKRAVGDRAAVRVDVNMAWSETQAAWAIPALADAGCELVEQPVASAAALARLMRRFPVALMADEILQGPESAFDIAKHAGADVFAIKIEQSGGLFAAQRVAAIADAAGIELYGGTMLEGAFSTIASAHLFASFANLQWGTELFGPLLITEEILTTPLDYSDFELTVPNGPGLGIELDDEKVRRFTRDGLLKVTR, from the coding sequence ATGATCTCCGCCACCATCGAACGTATCGAAACGAGCCTTGTCGATCTGCCGACGATACGCCCTCACAAGCTGTCCGTCGCGACGATGTACGGGCAAACCCTGATGCTCGTGAAGGTGTATTGCAGCGACGGCGTCGTGGGCGTGGGTGAAGGCACGACCATCGCCGGGATGGCTTACGGTCCGGAAAGCCCGGAGTCGATGAAGCTGGCGATCGACGCGTACTTCGCGCCGGCGATGATCGGCCAGGACGCCACCCGGATCCAGGCGCTGATGGGCTGGCTCGGCAAGCTCGTGAAGGTCAACCACTTCGCGAAGTGCGCGCTCGAAACCGCGTTGCTCGACGCCCAGGGCAAGCGCCTTGGCGTGCCGGTGAGCGAGTTGCTGGGCGGTCGCCGGCGCGAGCGCCTGCCGGTTGCGTGGACGCTGGCTTCCGGCGACACCGCGAAAGACATCGCCGAAGCGGAGACGATGCTCGACGTGCGCCGGCACAAGATCTTCAAGCTGAAGATCGGCGCGAAGGAACTGAAGACCGACATCCGGCACGTGGCCGAAATCAAGAGGGCGGTCGGCGACCGGGCGGCGGTGCGCGTCGACGTCAACATGGCCTGGAGCGAGACGCAGGCCGCATGGGCGATTCCGGCGCTGGCCGACGCGGGCTGCGAACTGGTCGAGCAGCCGGTGGCGTCCGCCGCGGCGCTCGCGCGCCTGATGCGCCGTTTCCCGGTCGCGCTGATGGCCGACGAAATCCTGCAAGGTCCGGAGAGCGCATTCGACATCGCGAAGCACGCGGGCGCCGACGTGTTCGCGATCAAGATCGAACAGAGCGGCGGGCTGTTCGCCGCGCAGCGCGTCGCCGCGATCGCGGATGCCGCGGGCATCGAGCTTTACGGCGGCACCATGCTCGAAGGCGCGTTCAGCACGATCGCGTCCGCGCATCTGTTCGCCAGCTTCGCGAACCTGCAGTGGGGCACCGAACTGTTTGGACCGCTGCTGATTACCGAAGAGATATTGACCACGCCGCTCGATTACAGCGACTTCGAACTGACCGTGCCGAACGGCCCGGGCCTCGGCATCGAACTCGACGACGAGAAGGTCAGGCGTTTCACCCGCGACGGGCTGCTGAAAGTCACCCGATAA
- a CDS encoding transporter substrate-binding domain-containing protein, whose translation MNRTRRTWLAAFSAVVAATPLLFAAPSARADALDSITKSGVLRVAVPEDYPPFGSIGPDMQPRGYDIDMAALIAKSMKVKLQLVPVNSANRIPYLQTNKVDLVISSLGKTPERDKVIDFSTAYAPYFQGVFGPANVKVSSPADLTPNLTVGATRGALEEIALTQMAPKANIHRFEDNNATIQAFLSGQVDLVAAGNVVAAAILAKNPPRRPEAKFVIKNSPCFVGLNKNEPALLAKVDDVIAQAKKDGTLEGISQKWLGQPLPAGL comes from the coding sequence ATGAACCGTACCCGCCGCACGTGGCTTGCCGCTTTCTCCGCCGTGGTCGCCGCGACGCCGCTCCTGTTTGCCGCTCCGTCCGCGCGCGCCGATGCGCTCGACTCGATCACGAAGAGCGGCGTGCTGCGCGTCGCGGTGCCGGAGGATTACCCGCCGTTCGGTTCGATCGGCCCCGACATGCAGCCGCGCGGCTACGACATCGACATGGCCGCGCTGATCGCGAAGTCGATGAAGGTGAAGCTGCAGCTCGTGCCGGTGAACAGCGCGAACCGCATCCCGTACCTGCAGACCAACAAGGTCGATCTCGTGATCTCGTCGCTTGGCAAGACGCCGGAGCGCGACAAGGTGATCGATTTCTCGACCGCGTATGCGCCGTATTTTCAGGGCGTATTCGGCCCGGCGAACGTGAAGGTGAGCAGCCCCGCCGACCTCACGCCGAACCTGACGGTCGGCGCGACGCGCGGCGCGCTGGAGGAAATCGCGCTGACGCAGATGGCGCCGAAGGCGAACATCCACCGCTTCGAGGACAACAACGCGACGATCCAGGCGTTCCTGTCGGGGCAGGTCGATCTGGTCGCGGCCGGCAACGTCGTCGCGGCCGCGATCCTCGCGAAGAATCCGCCGCGCCGCCCGGAAGCGAAGTTCGTGATCAAGAATTCGCCGTGTTTCGTCGGCCTGAACAAGAACGAGCCGGCGCTGCTCGCGAAGGTCGACGACGTGATCGCGCAGGCGAAAAAGGACGGCACGCTCGAAGGCATCTCGCAGAAATGGCTCGGCCAGCCGCTGCCGGCGGGCCTCTGA
- a CDS encoding LysR family transcriptional regulator, with product MDLRQLRYFVAVVRERNFTRAAEQLRIAQPPLSRQIQLLEQEIGVPLLIRNTRPVRTTDAGRLVYEQAMQILGRVEQMQAAARHVGLHQRTVLSIGFVASVLYSGLPGLMRKMRQHAPELDMQMVELMSVQQIQALKEGRIDLGFGRVRHSDPNVAGIVLREEPLAVVVPIGSPMAQDSTPIPIEELAGQKLIVYPKEPRPGFADQVLSILHGEGVQPGEVLEVREIQAALGLVAAEFGVCVIPASARQIRQDVHYRLIDSDHATSPIILNHRVNDNSSYIDLVKQLVKELYAEPQSWLPPKKEKP from the coding sequence ATGGATCTACGCCAGCTTCGCTACTTCGTCGCCGTGGTTCGCGAACGCAACTTCACCCGTGCCGCCGAGCAGTTGCGCATCGCTCAACCGCCGCTGAGCCGGCAGATTCAACTGCTCGAACAGGAGATCGGCGTGCCGCTGCTGATCCGCAATACCCGCCCGGTGCGGACGACCGATGCGGGCCGTCTGGTCTACGAGCAGGCAATGCAGATTCTTGGCCGCGTGGAGCAGATGCAGGCCGCCGCCAGGCATGTCGGATTGCATCAGCGCACGGTGCTGTCGATCGGCTTCGTCGCGTCGGTGCTTTATTCCGGATTGCCAGGCTTGATGCGCAAGATGCGCCAGCATGCGCCGGAACTGGACATGCAGATGGTCGAGCTGATGTCGGTGCAGCAAATCCAGGCGCTCAAGGAAGGCCGCATCGACCTGGGGTTCGGCCGGGTGCGCCACAGCGACCCGAACGTGGCCGGCATCGTGCTGCGCGAGGAGCCGCTCGCCGTCGTGGTGCCGATCGGCTCTCCGATGGCGCAGGACTCGACGCCCATCCCGATAGAGGAACTGGCGGGGCAGAAACTGATCGTTTATCCGAAGGAGCCGCGCCCCGGTTTCGCCGACCAGGTGTTGAGCATCCTGCACGGCGAAGGCGTGCAGCCTGGCGAGGTGCTGGAAGTGCGGGAAATCCAGGCCGCGCTGGGGCTGGTCGCGGCCGAGTTCGGCGTGTGCGTGATTCCCGCGTCGGCGCGGCAGATACGCCAGGACGTGCACTACCGCCTGATAGACAGCGACCACGCGACGTCACCGATCATCCTGAACCATCGCGTGAACGACAACTCGTCGTACATCGACCTCGTGAAGCAACTGGTCAAGGAGCTGTACGCCGAGCCTCAGTCGTGGCTTCCCCCCAAGAAAGAGAAGCCCTGA
- a CDS encoding amino acid ABC transporter ATP-binding protein, translating to MPLVETAGVEKNFGTNQVLKGIDFSVERGQVVTIIGRSGSGKSTFLRTLNGLESIDAGSIEIDGAHIDARHADLRALRLKVGMVFQQYNLFPHLTAGQNVMLAQNVVKKTPRDEARAVAEAMLARVGLADKFDAYPERLSGGQQQRVAIARALAMKPSVLLCDEITSALDPELVGEVLGVVESLAKEHMTLVMVTHEMRFAKAVSDKVVFMHQGRVWESGTPEEIFERPSTVELKRFVQ from the coding sequence ATGCCGCTCGTTGAAACCGCAGGCGTCGAGAAGAACTTCGGGACGAACCAGGTGCTGAAGGGCATCGATTTTTCCGTCGAGCGCGGCCAGGTCGTCACGATCATCGGCCGCAGCGGCTCGGGCAAGAGCACGTTCCTGCGCACGCTGAACGGGCTGGAAAGCATCGACGCCGGCTCGATCGAGATCGACGGCGCGCATATCGACGCGCGCCACGCGGACCTGCGCGCGCTGCGTCTGAAGGTCGGCATGGTGTTCCAGCAGTACAACCTGTTTCCGCATCTCACCGCCGGGCAGAACGTGATGCTCGCGCAGAACGTCGTGAAGAAGACGCCGCGCGACGAGGCGCGCGCGGTGGCCGAAGCGATGCTGGCGCGCGTCGGTCTCGCGGACAAGTTCGACGCGTATCCGGAGCGGCTGTCCGGCGGCCAGCAGCAGCGCGTCGCGATTGCGCGCGCGCTCGCGATGAAGCCGAGCGTGCTGCTGTGCGACGAGATCACGTCGGCGCTTGACCCGGAACTGGTCGGCGAGGTGCTGGGCGTCGTCGAGAGCCTCGCGAAAGAGCACATGACGCTCGTGATGGTCACGCACGAGATGCGCTTCGCGAAAGCGGTCAGCGACAAGGTCGTGTTCATGCATCAGGGCCGCGTGTGGGAGAGCGGCACGCCGGAGGAGATTTTCGAGCGGCCGTCTACCGTGGAGTTGAAGCGGTTCGTTCAGTGA
- a CDS encoding amino acid ABC transporter permease — protein sequence MSYQLQFGELTGYAGLFASGAATTLGLTAVATALGLAVGVAGAAARNTGTPGLAWLRGAVGLYVEAIRNTPFLVQLFFLFFGLPALGIHIGAYAAAILAMTLNLGAYSVEIVRAGVAAVPRGHLEAAAALAMSPAQTFRHVVLPQAFAKVFPALVSQIVITMLGSAVVSQISVADLTYAASYIQSRNFRAFETYFVITLAYLALALVLRAALHAAGRQLFVRRAAR from the coding sequence ATGAGCTATCAGCTTCAATTCGGCGAACTGACCGGCTATGCCGGCCTGTTCGCAAGCGGCGCCGCGACCACGCTCGGGCTGACCGCCGTCGCGACGGCGCTCGGCCTCGCGGTGGGCGTCGCCGGCGCGGCCGCGCGCAATACCGGCACGCCCGGCCTCGCGTGGCTGCGCGGCGCGGTTGGTCTGTACGTGGAGGCGATCCGCAACACGCCGTTCCTCGTGCAACTGTTTTTCCTGTTCTTCGGCCTGCCGGCGCTCGGCATCCACATCGGCGCATACGCGGCCGCGATCCTCGCGATGACGCTGAATCTCGGCGCGTATTCGGTCGAGATCGTGCGCGCCGGCGTGGCCGCGGTGCCGCGCGGCCATCTGGAAGCGGCGGCGGCGCTCGCGATGTCGCCCGCGCAGACGTTTCGCCACGTCGTGTTGCCGCAGGCGTTCGCGAAGGTGTTTCCGGCGCTCGTGAGCCAGATCGTGATCACGATGCTCGGCTCCGCTGTCGTTTCGCAGATCTCCGTCGCCGACCTCACGTATGCGGCCAGCTACATCCAGTCGCGCAACTTCCGCGCGTTCGAGACGTATTTCGTGATCACGCTCGCGTACCTCGCGCTCGCGCTCGTATTGCGCGCGGCGCTGCACGCGGCGGGACGGCAACTGTTCGTCCGGAGGGCGGCGCGATGA
- a CDS encoding LysR family transcriptional regulator, whose amino-acid sequence MEARSGANTLSLSLEIDLLRSFVVVADARAFSRAANRIGRTQSALSQQMKRLEDIVDQPLFQRTGRGVVLTNPGERLLMHAQRILRVHDEAMADLSGQGLSGTIRFGCPDDYAAVFLPQLLRRFASRHPHALVEVICAPTPRLLEQLERHALDLAMISLPEHAADEDIIRREPLVWVGHPGQDSAHFDPLPLALSDPDTLDHVAACDALQRAGRAYRIAYASSSLAGLTALVRSGQAVAVITQTAVPADLQILNGDPALPPLPTIGITLKFERRRPPHLVTVFAEHIRATLPLL is encoded by the coding sequence ATCGAAGCCAGAAGCGGGGCTAATACCTTGAGTCTTTCACTCGAAATCGATCTGCTGCGTTCGTTCGTCGTCGTGGCCGATGCACGCGCGTTCAGCCGCGCGGCGAACCGGATCGGCCGGACCCAGTCCGCGTTGAGCCAGCAGATGAAGCGGCTCGAAGACATCGTCGACCAGCCGCTGTTCCAGCGTACGGGGCGCGGGGTGGTGCTGACGAATCCCGGCGAACGCCTGTTGATGCACGCCCAACGCATTCTGCGGGTGCATGACGAGGCGATGGCCGATCTGTCCGGCCAGGGGCTGTCCGGGACGATTCGCTTCGGCTGCCCGGACGACTATGCGGCCGTGTTCCTGCCGCAACTGCTGCGCCGGTTCGCGAGCCGGCATCCGCATGCGCTGGTGGAAGTGATCTGCGCGCCGACGCCGCGTCTGCTGGAACAACTGGAGAGGCATGCGCTGGACCTCGCGATGATCTCGCTGCCCGAGCACGCGGCGGACGAGGACATCATTCGCCGCGAGCCGCTGGTGTGGGTCGGTCATCCGGGACAGGACTCCGCGCATTTCGACCCGTTGCCGCTGGCGCTTTCCGACCCGGACACGCTCGATCACGTGGCGGCGTGCGACGCGCTGCAACGCGCGGGCAGGGCCTATCGCATTGCGTATGCGAGCAGCAGCCTGGCCGGCCTGACGGCGCTCGTCCGCTCGGGGCAGGCCGTGGCCGTCATTACGCAGACCGCCGTCCCGGCGGACCTGCAGATACTCAACGGCGATCCCGCGCTTCCGCCGTTGCCCACCATCGGCATTACGCTGAAGTTCGAACGCAGGCGGCCGCCCCATCTGGTCACGGTATTCGCGGAACACATCCGGGCGACGCTGCCGTTGCTGTGA
- a CDS encoding aspartate aminotransferase family protein — protein MSRNDDEVFWRNARQHLIRYGGTFAPMIIERAQGSFVYDADGRAILDFTSGQMSAVLGHSHPEIVSVVNEYAGKLDHLFSGMLSRPVVDLATRLADITPDGLDRALLLSTGAESNEAAIRMAKLVTGKYEIVGFAQSWHGMTGAAASATYSAGRKGVGPAAVGSFAIPAPFLYRPRFERDGAYDYLAELDYAFDLIDRQSSGNLAAFIAEPILSSGGIIELPPGYMAALKRKCEERGMLLILDEAQTGIGRTGTMFACQRDGVTPDILTLSKTLGAGLPLAAVVTSAQIEERAHERGYLFYTTHVSDPLPAAIGLRVLDVVERDGLVERANVMGKRLRNGLLDLMERFECIGDIRGRGLLLGMEIVKDRRTKEPADELGSKITRECMNLGLSMNIVQLPGMGGVFRIAPPLTVSDEEIDLGLALLGQAIERSL, from the coding sequence GTGTCCCGCAACGACGATGAAGTTTTCTGGCGCAACGCCAGGCAGCACCTGATCCGCTACGGCGGCACCTTCGCGCCGATGATCATCGAGCGCGCCCAGGGCAGCTTCGTTTATGACGCGGACGGCCGCGCCATCCTCGACTTCACGTCGGGGCAGATGAGCGCGGTGCTCGGGCACAGCCACCCGGAGATCGTGTCGGTCGTCAACGAATACGCCGGCAAGCTCGACCACCTGTTCAGCGGGATGCTGTCGCGGCCGGTCGTCGATCTCGCGACCCGGCTGGCCGACATCACGCCCGACGGGCTCGACCGCGCGCTGCTGCTCAGCACCGGCGCGGAGTCGAACGAGGCCGCCATCCGGATGGCGAAGCTCGTCACCGGCAAATATGAAATCGTCGGGTTTGCGCAGTCGTGGCACGGCATGACCGGGGCCGCCGCATCCGCGACCTACAGCGCGGGGCGCAAGGGCGTCGGTCCGGCAGCCGTCGGCTCCTTCGCGATCCCCGCGCCGTTTCTGTACCGGCCGCGTTTCGAGCGCGACGGCGCATACGATTACCTGGCCGAACTGGACTACGCGTTCGATCTGATCGATCGCCAGTCCAGCGGCAATCTCGCCGCGTTCATCGCGGAGCCGATCCTCAGTTCCGGCGGCATCATCGAATTGCCGCCGGGTTACATGGCCGCGCTGAAACGCAAGTGCGAAGAGCGCGGCATGCTGCTGATCCTCGACGAAGCGCAAACCGGGATCGGACGCACGGGCACGATGTTCGCCTGCCAGCGCGACGGCGTCACGCCCGACATTCTCACGCTGTCGAAGACGCTGGGCGCCGGTCTGCCGCTCGCGGCCGTCGTGACCTCCGCGCAGATCGAAGAACGCGCCCACGAGCGGGGTTATCTGTTCTATACGACCCACGTGTCCGATCCGCTGCCGGCCGCCATCGGTCTGCGGGTGCTCGACGTGGTCGAACGCGACGGGCTGGTCGAGCGCGCGAACGTGATGGGCAAGCGGCTCAGGAACGGCCTGCTGGATCTGATGGAACGCTTCGAATGCATCGGCGACATTCGCGGACGCGGGCTGCTGCTGGGAATGGAGATCGTCAAGGATCGCCGGACGAAGGAACCGGCCGACGAACTCGGCTCGAAGATCACCCGCGAATGCATGAACCTCGGCCTCAGCATGAACATCGTGCAGTTGCCCGGCATGGGCGGCGTGTTCCGGATCGCGCCGCCGTTGACCGTCAGCGACGAAGAGATCGATCTTGGCCTCGCGCTGCTCGGGCAGGCCATCGAGCGATCGCTGTAG
- a CDS encoding amino acid ABC transporter permease: MIEFTFWQILENLLLAARWTVVLSLVSFVAGGLVGLVLLVMRVSDSRLLRAIVRVYIEIFQGTPLLMQLFLVFFCLPLVGIDVEPWVAATLGLTFFTSAYLAEIWRGCVEAVPKGQWEASASLAMSYFEQLRHVILPQAARIAIGPTVGFGVQAVKDTALVSIIGFTELTKVGTAISNATFQPFLVYGLVALIYFALCYPLTWSARVLQRKWHAAR, encoded by the coding sequence ATGATCGAATTCACGTTCTGGCAGATCCTGGAGAACCTGCTGCTCGCCGCGCGCTGGACGGTCGTGCTGTCGCTCGTGTCGTTCGTCGCGGGCGGCCTCGTCGGCCTCGTGCTGCTGGTGATGCGCGTGTCGGATTCGCGGCTGCTGCGCGCGATCGTGCGCGTGTACATCGAGATATTCCAGGGCACGCCGCTCCTGATGCAGCTGTTCCTCGTGTTCTTCTGCCTGCCGCTCGTCGGCATCGACGTCGAGCCGTGGGTGGCGGCGACGCTCGGGCTCACGTTCTTCACCAGCGCGTATCTGGCCGAGATCTGGCGCGGCTGCGTCGAGGCGGTTCCGAAGGGGCAGTGGGAAGCGTCGGCGAGCCTCGCGATGAGCTATTTCGAACAGCTTCGCCACGTGATCCTGCCGCAGGCCGCGCGCATCGCGATCGGGCCGACCGTCGGCTTCGGCGTGCAGGCGGTCAAGGACACCGCGCTGGTGTCGATCATCGGCTTCACCGAGCTGACGAAGGTCGGCACCGCGATTTCGAACGCGACGTTCCAGCCGTTCCTCGTGTACGGCCTCGTCGCGCTGATCTACTTCGCACTCTGTTATCCGCTGACATGGTCGGCGCGAGTGCTGCAAAGGAAATGGCATGCCGCTCGTTGA
- a CDS encoding APC family permease gives MTTSHPGQPAPANETHLKRTLGLPSVLMFGLAYMAPLIVYGTYGVLSGASGDTAALAYLLALVAIVFTALSYGKLARRFPVAGSAYTYTRKTFNAHAGFLIGWATLLDYFFLPMVIWLIGAAYLNAAFPHVPGWIWIVAFIVLTSVLNVLGIELANRFNIALMIVQLAIVAVFVLLCCHYVVAMRGPGGLISATPFFKPQVPLSVTMAGAAIAAYSYLGFDAVSTLTEEAIDPERTVPRAIVLIALIGGAIFVIAAYATQLAHPGAVFKDPDSAAFEIARKVGGDVFVTLFLAGLILAQFASGISAQASVGRLLYAMGRDNALPKRFFGFVHPKYKTPMLNIALAGVVGLIALKLDVATSTSFINFGAFLAFTAVNLCVIRQYYLAKGTAQAMGIIGGLLFPLVGAIADIWLLSSLEKTALVLGAVWFAAGLFYLAWITRCFRQAPPEMAV, from the coding sequence GTGACCACTTCTCATCCGGGCCAACCCGCGCCCGCCAACGAAACGCACCTGAAGCGCACCCTCGGCCTGCCGTCCGTGCTGATGTTCGGCCTCGCCTACATGGCGCCGCTGATCGTGTACGGCACCTATGGCGTGCTGTCCGGCGCGAGCGGCGACACCGCCGCGCTCGCCTATCTGCTCGCGCTGGTCGCCATCGTGTTCACCGCGCTCAGTTACGGCAAGCTCGCGCGGCGCTTTCCGGTGGCCGGCTCGGCCTACACGTACACGCGCAAGACCTTCAACGCGCATGCTGGTTTCCTGATCGGCTGGGCCACGCTGCTCGACTACTTCTTCCTGCCGATGGTGATCTGGCTGATCGGCGCCGCGTACCTGAACGCCGCGTTTCCGCACGTGCCGGGATGGATCTGGATCGTCGCGTTCATCGTGCTGACGAGCGTGCTCAACGTGCTCGGCATCGAACTCGCGAATCGCTTCAACATCGCGCTGATGATCGTGCAACTGGCGATCGTCGCGGTGTTCGTGCTGCTGTGCTGCCACTACGTCGTGGCCATGAGGGGGCCGGGCGGGCTGATTTCCGCGACGCCGTTCTTCAAGCCGCAGGTGCCGCTGTCGGTGACGATGGCGGGCGCGGCCATCGCCGCGTATTCGTACCTGGGGTTCGACGCCGTCTCGACGCTCACCGAGGAGGCCATCGATCCCGAGCGGACCGTGCCGCGCGCGATCGTGCTGATCGCGCTGATCGGCGGCGCGATCTTCGTGATCGCCGCGTATGCGACGCAGCTTGCGCATCCGGGCGCTGTGTTCAAGGACCCGGATTCCGCCGCGTTCGAGATCGCCCGCAAGGTGGGCGGCGACGTGTTCGTGACGCTGTTCCTCGCCGGGCTGATTCTGGCGCAGTTCGCGTCCGGCATTTCGGCTCAGGCGAGCGTCGGCCGGCTGCTGTATGCGATGGGGCGCGACAACGCGCTTCCGAAACGCTTCTTCGGCTTCGTGCACCCGAAATACAAGACGCCGATGCTCAACATCGCGCTGGCGGGCGTCGTGGGCCTCATCGCGTTGAAGCTCGACGTGGCCACGTCGACGTCGTTCATCAATTTCGGCGCGTTCCTCGCGTTCACCGCGGTCAATCTGTGCGTGATCCGCCAGTATTACCTCGCGAAGGGCACCGCGCAGGCGATGGGGATCATCGGCGGGCTGCTGTTCCCGCTCGTCGGCGCGATCGCCGATATCTGGCTGCTGTCGAGCCTGGAAAAGACGGCGCTCGTGCTCGGCGCGGTCTGGTTCGCCGCCGGCCTGTTCTATCTGGCGTGGATCACGCGCTGCTTCCGCCAGGCTCCGCCGGAAATGGCCGTGTGA
- a CDS encoding MFS transporter, which yields MTHPSVRSIPALIDNERLGAFQWRVLALCVLIALLDGFDTQAIAFTGPAILAAFKLSAGALAPILTAGIIGMTVGAMTLGLVGDRIGRRPAIMIGLALFGCATLATSFATDPQLILVLRFIAGLGMGGCTPVLLALAAEYGPARLRGAILTGVLLGLPAGAMLGGLLAARMLPVIGWQGIFVVGGGVPLAVLVLAALLLPESLYYQASRGGARGQRYVHATLSKIVTQPLPADVRFTVPEEAVAKAGVGALFRDGCAGKTLAIWAVYLLNWVAWFMLLSWLPTVLKSAGLPAAQAPLGTVIVNAVFIVCAIPLAFVLPRVNTRNLLGGMFALGIVIALGLSYAGTNWALVFALAGAAGFGIGGQQIALNYLIVGAYPTALRATATGWAIGMGRAGAIAGSAIGGTFLSWGGASGFFLALAVPLAGAALAVFSLRLDPASADIALSSNH from the coding sequence ATGACACACCCTTCCGTCCGGTCGATCCCGGCGCTCATCGACAACGAGCGGCTCGGCGCGTTCCAATGGCGCGTGCTTGCGCTCTGCGTGCTGATCGCGCTTCTCGATGGCTTCGACACCCAGGCCATCGCGTTTACCGGGCCGGCCATTCTTGCCGCGTTCAAGCTCTCCGCAGGCGCGCTGGCGCCGATCCTGACGGCCGGCATCATCGGCATGACGGTCGGCGCGATGACGCTGGGCCTCGTCGGCGACCGCATCGGCCGCCGGCCCGCCATCATGATCGGCCTCGCGCTGTTCGGCTGCGCCACGCTCGCCACGTCGTTCGCGACCGATCCGCAGCTCATCCTGGTGCTTCGCTTCATCGCCGGGCTCGGCATGGGCGGCTGCACCCCGGTGCTGCTCGCGCTGGCCGCCGAGTACGGCCCGGCGCGACTGCGCGGCGCGATCCTGACCGGCGTGCTGCTGGGGCTTCCGGCGGGCGCGATGCTCGGCGGTCTGCTCGCGGCGCGCATGCTGCCGGTGATCGGCTGGCAGGGCATTTTCGTGGTGGGCGGCGGGGTGCCGCTTGCCGTGCTGGTGCTGGCGGCGCTGCTGCTGCCCGAGTCGCTCTACTATCAGGCGTCGCGCGGCGGCGCTCGCGGGCAACGATACGTGCACGCAACGCTGTCGAAGATCGTGACCCAGCCGCTGCCGGCCGACGTGCGCTTCACCGTGCCCGAGGAGGCCGTGGCGAAGGCCGGCGTCGGCGCGTTGTTCAGGGACGGCTGCGCGGGCAAGACGCTCGCCATCTGGGCCGTTTATCTGCTCAACTGGGTTGCGTGGTTCATGCTTCTGTCGTGGCTGCCCACCGTGCTCAAATCCGCTGGCCTGCCGGCGGCGCAGGCGCCGCTCGGCACCGTGATCGTGAATGCGGTGTTCATCGTTTGCGCGATTCCGCTCGCGTTCGTCCTGCCTCGCGTGAATACGCGCAACCTGCTTGGCGGAATGTTCGCGCTGGGCATCGTCATCGCGCTCGGGCTGAGTTACGCGGGCACGAACTGGGCGCTCGTGTTCGCCCTCGCAGGCGCAGCGGGTTTCGGCATCGGCGGCCAGCAGATCGCGCTGAACTACCTGATCGTGGGCGCGTATCCGACGGCCCTGCGCGCCACCGCAACCGGCTGGGCCATCGGGATGGGGCGCGCGGGCGCCATCGCGGGGTCGGCGATCGGCGGCACGTTCCTTTCGTGGGGCGGTGCTTCCGGCTTTTTCCTCGCGCTGGCCGTGCCGCTCGCGGGCGCCGCGCTCGCGGTGTTCAGCCTGCGTCTCGATCCGGCCAGCGCCGATATCGCGCTGTCGTCGAACCACTAG